A genomic stretch from Marinitoga litoralis includes:
- a CDS encoding branched-chain amino acid ABC transporter permease: MFGGLYALLAVGYTMVYGILRLINFAHGDIMMMGVYFAFYASLMGSPLWLSIIIGVSGAAVLGFLIDRIAYKPLRNAPRISALITAIGMSFFLESIAVVLFGAVPKSFTAVFNENNKWIMDKTWNVLGARIPVMTFLIFFVTAIIFFILFWIVYKTKIGMAMRAISSDIPTTSLMGINVDMVIGFTFALGSAMAAAGGIMWAMRYPNVQPYMGFMPGLKAFIAAVLGGIGSIPGAVLGGFILGLLEIFLVALMPGAAGYRDAFAFIILIVILLIKPDGLLGKKSVVKV, from the coding sequence ATGTTTGGAGGATTATATGCCCTATTAGCAGTTGGATATACAATGGTATATGGTATATTAAGATTAATTAATTTCGCTCATGGAGATATTATGATGATGGGCGTATATTTTGCTTTTTATGCCTCTTTAATGGGTTCCCCATTATGGTTATCTATTATTATTGGAGTTTCTGGTGCTGCTGTATTAGGATTCTTAATTGATAGAATAGCCTATAAACCATTAAGAAATGCACCAAGAATTTCTGCGTTAATAACAGCTATTGGTATGAGTTTCTTTTTAGAAAGTATAGCAGTTGTTCTTTTTGGTGCAGTTCCAAAATCTTTTACAGCTGTGTTTAATGAAAATAATAAATGGATAATGGACAAAACATGGAATGTATTAGGTGCAAGAATTCCTGTAATGACATTTTTAATTTTCTTTGTAACAGCGATTATATTTTTTATTTTATTCTGGATTGTTTATAAAACGAAAATTGGTATGGCTATGAGAGCTATATCATCAGATATACCAACCACTTCTTTGATGGGAATTAATGTAGATATGGTTATAGGTTTTACATTTGCTCTTGGTTCTGCAATGGCTGCAGCTGGTGGAATAATGTGGGCTATGAGATATCCAAATGTACAACCTTATATGGGATTTATGCCTGGCTTAAAAGCTTTTATTGCAGCAGTTTTAGGAGGAATAGGATCGATACCAGGTGCTGTACTAGGAGGTTTTATTTTAGGGTTACTTGAAATATTCCTTGTTGCCTTAATGCCAGGAGCAGCTGGTTATAGAGATGCTTTTGCATTTATCATTCTTATAGTAATATTATTAATAAAACCAGACGGATTATTGGGTAAAAAATCCGTAGTAAAGGTGTGA
- a CDS encoding branched-chain amino acid ABC transporter permease, whose amino-acid sequence MKKINLILTLSTIVLFTLFLSYAQGNLDDYTLRIITLIPIYGIMAVSLNLINGITGIFSLGHAGFVLLGAYTSALLTLEPFQKELSYIIVPIQPWLLNLHSNFLVATLAGGVIASIFAFLIGWPTLKLSGDYLAIASLGFAEIARVLANNLISVTNGPLGLKGLPNYTNLYWSWGWLLVTLIAIISLVKSSYGRALIAIREDSIAAESMGINVFKHELMAFVFGAFFAGVSGALYAHWLTTIDPRITTFGPLLTFYVLIMVVLGGLGSITGSLIGAGVFALMFEYLRSLEEPFDLFGLHVPGIPGMRMLVISALFIFIMIFWQKGIMGRAEFSWEKFLKLFGIKVKKQSLAEIYLGKEGESK is encoded by the coding sequence ATGAAGAAAATAAATTTGATTTTAACTCTTTCAACAATTGTATTATTTACCTTGTTTTTGTCTTATGCACAAGGGAATTTAGATGATTACACTTTGAGAATAATAACATTAATTCCTATATATGGAATTATGGCTGTAAGTTTAAATTTGATAAATGGAATTACAGGGATTTTTTCATTAGGTCATGCAGGATTTGTATTATTGGGAGCATACACATCAGCATTATTAACTCTTGAACCATTTCAAAAAGAATTATCATATATAATAGTCCCTATACAACCTTGGTTATTAAATTTACATTCTAATTTCTTAGTTGCTACATTAGCTGGTGGAGTTATAGCTTCAATCTTTGCATTTTTAATAGGTTGGCCTACATTAAAATTGTCTGGAGATTATTTGGCAATTGCGAGTTTGGGATTTGCCGAGATTGCTAGAGTATTAGCAAATAATCTTATAAGTGTAACCAATGGTCCTTTAGGATTAAAAGGGTTGCCTAATTATACAAATTTATATTGGTCTTGGGGTTGGTTATTAGTTACATTGATTGCTATTATTAGTTTGGTAAAAAGTTCATATGGGCGTGCATTAATTGCTATCAGAGAAGACTCAATAGCCGCAGAATCTATGGGTATAAATGTATTTAAGCACGAATTAATGGCTTTTGTATTTGGTGCATTTTTTGCTGGAGTTTCAGGAGCATTATATGCTCACTGGTTAACAACAATAGATCCTAGAATTACTACATTTGGGCCATTATTAACTTTCTATGTATTAATCATGGTTGTTCTTGGTGGTTTAGGTAGTATAACGGGTTCTTTAATAGGAGCAGGCGTATTTGCATTAATGTTTGAATATTTAAGATCTCTTGAAGAGCCTTTTGATTTATTTGGACTTCATGTACCAGGTATTCCTGGAATGAGAATGTTAGTTATTTCAGCATTATTCATATTTATTATGATTTTCTGGCAAAAAGGTATTATGGGAAGAGCAGAATTCTCTTGGGAAAAATTCTTAAAATTATTTGGTATAAAAGTAAAAAAACAATCATTAGCTGAGATATACCTAGGTAAAGAAGGTGAATCTAAATGA
- a CDS encoding ABC transporter ATP-binding protein has product MKKILEMNHITMQFGGLIAVNDFNNQLYEGELLGLIGPNGAGKTTAFNVITGIYIPTKGKVIYDGIDITPYKPHEITHLGISRTFQNIRLFQDMTVLENVIVAQHHMLSNSDVDKILKKNGKKPKGSSLLWFLKALTKIGYFGKEKEMIKEGLLLLEKVGLLHLAEEKASALPYGLQRKLEIARALATHPKVLLLDEPAAGMNPQESEELMHFIRQIRDDFNLSILLIEHDMKVVMGVCERILVLDYGAIIAEGKPEEIQKNPRVIEAYLGEEWKDAKAE; this is encoded by the coding sequence ATGAAAAAAATACTTGAGATGAACCACATTACAATGCAATTTGGAGGTTTGATTGCAGTAAATGATTTTAATAATCAACTATATGAAGGAGAATTATTAGGATTAATTGGACCTAATGGCGCTGGTAAAACAACAGCATTTAATGTAATTACAGGTATATATATTCCTACTAAAGGAAAGGTAATATATGATGGGATTGATATTACACCTTATAAGCCTCATGAAATAACTCATTTAGGTATATCAAGAACATTTCAAAATATTAGATTATTCCAAGACATGACTGTATTAGAAAATGTTATTGTTGCTCAGCATCATATGTTATCTAATTCCGATGTAGATAAAATTTTAAAGAAAAATGGGAAAAAACCAAAAGGTAGTTCGCTATTATGGTTTTTAAAAGCTTTAACGAAAATTGGATACTTTGGAAAAGAAAAAGAAATGATTAAAGAAGGCTTGCTATTATTAGAAAAAGTTGGGTTATTACATTTAGCCGAAGAAAAAGCTTCAGCTTTACCTTATGGTCTTCAAAGAAAACTGGAAATAGCTAGGGCATTGGCGACACACCCTAAAGTACTATTATTAGATGAGCCAGCAGCAGGTATGAATCCGCAAGAATCAGAAGAACTTATGCATTTTATTAGACAAATAAGGGATGATTTTAATTTATCTATATTATTAATTGAACATGATATGAAAGTGGTTATGGGGGTATGTGAAAGAATTTTAGTATTAGATTATGGCGCTATAATTGCAGAAGGAAAGCCAGAAGAAATACAAAAAAATCCAAGAGTTATAGAAGCATACCTCGGAGAGGAGTGGAAAGATGCAAAAGCGGAATGA
- a CDS encoding ABC transporter ATP-binding protein, protein MQKRNDIVLEVKDLNIFYGAIHAVKGINIKVPKGKIVTLIGANGAGKTSTLSAIAGLVKPKSGEILYKNKNIAGKPSHEINRLGIALVPEGRRIFPNLTVYENLMMGAYNRNDKEEIERDLNWVFNLFPRLKERIKQLGGTLSGGEQQMLAISRALMGKPDLIMMDEPSLGLAPVLVSEVFDIIKVINENGGTILLIEQNAAQALKISHYGYVLETGKIILENESDLLLKDENVQKAYLGMA, encoded by the coding sequence ATGCAAAAGCGGAATGATATTGTTTTAGAAGTTAAAGATTTAAATATATTTTATGGAGCCATACATGCTGTTAAAGGTATTAATATAAAAGTTCCAAAAGGAAAGATTGTTACTTTAATTGGTGCAAATGGTGCTGGGAAAACTTCCACTCTTTCAGCTATTGCTGGTTTGGTAAAACCTAAAAGCGGAGAAATACTATATAAAAACAAAAATATAGCGGGAAAACCTTCTCATGAAATAAATAGACTTGGTATAGCTTTAGTTCCAGAAGGAAGGAGAATATTTCCTAACTTAACAGTTTATGAAAATTTAATGATGGGTGCTTATAACAGAAATGATAAAGAAGAAATAGAAAGAGATTTAAACTGGGTATTTAATCTTTTTCCAAGGTTAAAAGAAAGAATAAAACAACTTGGAGGTACATTGTCTGGTGGAGAACAACAAATGTTAGCTATTAGTAGAGCATTAATGGGAAAACCAGATTTGATAATGATGGACGAACCGTCTTTAGGGTTAGCTCCTGTTCTTGTTTCTGAAGTTTTTGATATAATAAAAGTTATTAACGAAAATGGAGGAACAATCCTTCTTATAGAACAAAATGCAGCGCAAGCATTAAAAATATCTCATTATGGTTATGTTTTAGAAACAGGAAAAATTATTCTTGAAAACGAATCTGACTTATTATTAAAAGATGAAAATGTACAAAAAGCATACCTAGGAATGGCATAA